The DNA segment GAGACGAGCATGATGCGATGGTAGGCCCGCACCCGCGCGTCGCCCGAGCCGAGGCGGAGCCCGGCGAGCAGTCGCCTCTTGTCCCAGAGGCCCCAGAGCGGGATGAACCCGATGAGGAGGAACGCGAGAGCATGGTCGAGAGGGGTCGGGTTCATTAGAATGGGAGCAGGAAGGAGGAACCCATGGCATTCGGAGGTCGTAAGCTGCGCCGTTCTCGCAACCGCGTCATCGCCGGCGTTTGTGGGGGCCTCGCCGAGTGGCTCGGGTGGCCCGCGAGCCGGGTGCGCATCGCGTACGTGGTCGTCTCGGTCCTGAGCGTGGCGTTTCCCGGGATCTTCACGTATCTGATCCTCTGGTTCCTGATGCCCGGTCCCGAGGCGAACGCATCCCCATCAGCATAGCGGGGTAGGATCCCTCAGGCTTCCTGCGCGACCTCTTCTTCGGGCTCTTCCTGCCCCTCGTCCGGCCTCGGATTGAAGATCGCGGCGAGCTCGCTGCGCAGCTGGCCCTCGTCGAGGTTCCACTTCAGCTCGCCCTTGTAGGCGATCGAGATGGCGCCGGTCTCCTCGGAGACCACGAAGACGCAGGCGTCGGTCTCCTCGGCCAGACCGAGCGCGGCGCGGTGGCGCGTGCCGAGAATCGGCGACAACCCGCCCGCCTGACTCAGCGGCAGGATGCAGCCGGCCGCGGCGATCTGATCGCCGCGCACGATCACGGCGCCGTCGTGCAGGGGGGAGTGCGGGGTGAAGATCGTCTCCAAGAGTTCCTTCGTGACGGTCGCCTCGAGCTTGGTGCCGGTCTCGATGTAGTCCCGGAGCCCCATGTCGCGCTCGACGACGATCAGGGCGCCGCGGCGGTCGCGGCTCATGTCCTCGACCGATCCCAGGATCTCCTTCAGCACGCCGCCCTCGCCCACGCGAATGAGGGCCCGCAGCAGACGATTCTGCCCGATGTGGGTCAGCAACGCGCGCAGCTCGGGCTGGAACAGGATCACGAACAGGATCACCCAGACCGTCTTCAGGCTCCCGATGATCCAGTTCAAGGCGTTCAGCCGGAACCACTGCGCCACGATCGACGCGATCACGATGAACACGAGCCCGACGAACATCTGCGCGGCCCGCGTTCCCTTGATCATCGCGAACAGGCGGTAGAACAGGAACGCGACGATCAGGATGTCGAGCACGTCCAGGAGGAACTGGGGCTTGATGTCGATCACGAGCGTCGCTCCGGCACGGGCTGGTCCGCCATCGGTGCCCGCGCCCGCGATTCGCGCGAGACCTCCTCGGGCGCCATCAGGGAAGCGGGGTCCACGGTGTCGTCCAGGATGGCGCGGGCGGCGCGGAGGGTGTCCCGGGTCTCCCGCACGTCATGGGTCCGGAAGATCCTTCCGCCGAGCGCGAACGCGGCCACGGTGGCGCCGAGTCCGGCGGCCATCCGACGGTCCACGGACTCGCCGGTGAGCGCTCCGAGGAACGATTTCCGGGATACTCCGATGTACAGGGGCCGGCCCAGAGCGGTCAAGAGCGGAAGCCCACGAAGCGCCTCCACGCTCTGCTCGGCGCGCTTGGAGAAGCCGACGCCGGGATCCAGCGCGATCCGATCCCGCGGGACGCCCGCCGCGACCGCCTGCTCCAGCCGCGCCGAGAGGAAGTCGCGCACCTCGGCCGTCACGTCCGCGTACTCGCGCCGGTCGTGGAACCGGTCCGGGGCTCCGACCGAGTGCATCAGGACGAGGCCGGCCTCCGACGCGGCGACCGCATCCGCGATCGCTGGATCGACGCCCAACCCGCTCACGTCGTTCACCATGGCCGCGCCCTCGCCCAGCGCGCGCCGGGCGACCTCGCCCCAGTAGGTGTCGACGGACACGGGCATCTCGGGGAGGCGGGCCGCCAGGAGCTGAATAACCGGCGCGATCCGATCCCATTCCGCGCCGGCGCCCAGGGAAGCGGGGCCGCGCGGCCGCGTGCTCTGCCCTCCCACGTCGATCGCGTCCGCGCCCTCCTCGGCCATCGCGAACGCCTTCGCGAGCGCGTCCTCGGGGGAGAGATACTTCCCGCCGTCGGAAAACGAATCGGGAGTGACGTTGAGGATGCCGACGACCCGGGGGCCCTCGGCCAGGTCCCATGAGCCGAGCCGGTGGCGGAAATGAAGAGGCCCGGCCGGGTACGGCGTCGCCAGCAACGCGGCGCGATCCGGCCGGGCTCTGGTCACTCGATCAGGCCAGGCCCGGGCTCTCGCTCGGGTGGATGCGCGGGGCGGGAGCCTTCTCGCGCTTCGGCTCCTCCTCCGCCACGGCCGCGGCGGCCGGACGGTCGCGATCGCCGTCACGGTCCCTCGCGATCGGCTCGAGCTTCTCGCCGCGGAGGACCTTCTCGATCTCCTCGCCGTCCAGCACCTCGCGCTCGAGGAGCGCCAGGGCCAGGAGGTGGAGCTTGTCCAGGTTGTCCGTGAGGAGCTGCCGCGCGCGGGAGTACGCGCCCTCGACGAGCCCGCGGACCTCCTCGTCGATCGCGATCGCCGTCGTCTCGCTGTAGTCCCGGTGCTGCGAGATCTCGCGGCCCAGGAACACGTACTCTTCCTTGCTCCCGAACGTGAGCGGGCCGAGGCGCTCGCTCATCCCCCACTCGCAGACCATCCTCCGCGCGATGCCCGTGGCGCGGCGGATGTCGTCCGAGGCGCCCGTCGTGAGCTGGTTCAGCACGATCTGCTCGGCCGCGCGCCCGCCCATCAGGTGGGTCAGGATCTGCGACCAGTACTCGCGCGAGAAGGAATGCCGCTCGTCCTGGGGCAGGAACGCCGTCAAACCGAGCGCGCGTCCGCGCGGGATGATCGTCACCTTGTGGACCTTGTCGCTTCCCGGCTGCAGCCAGGCGACCAGGGCGTGCCCCGCCTCGTGGTACGACGTGCTTCGCTTCTCGGCGTCCGAGATCACGAGGCTCCGCCGCTCGGTCCCCATCATCACCTTGTCCTTCGCGTCCTCGAAGTCGACCGGGCCGACGCGCTTGCGGTTTCGCCGCGCCGCCAGCAACGCCGCCTCGTTCACGAGGTTCGCGAGGTCGGCGCCCACCATCCCGGGCGTGCCGCGCGCGATCGTGTTCAGGTTCACGTCCTCGCTCACGGGGATGTTCCGCGTGTGGACGCGGAGGATTCCCTCGCGCCCGCGCACGTCCGGAACGTCCACGACGATCTGCCGGTCGAATCGCCCGGGCCGGAGCAGCGCCGGATCGAGCACGTCCGGGCGGTTCGTGGCGGCGATCAGGATCACGCCGTCGTTCGACTCGAAGCCGTCCATCTCGACGAGAAGCTGGTTCAGGGTCTGCTCCCGCTCGTCGTGCCCGCCGCCGAGCCCCGCGCCGCGGTGGCGCCCCACGGCGTCGATCTCGTCGATGAAGATGATGCAGGGAGCGTTTCGCTTTCCCTGGTCGAAGAGATCACGAACCCGTGACGCGCCGACGCCGACGAACATCTCGACGAAGTCGGAGCCCGAGAGCGAGAAGAACGGCACGCCCGCCTCGCCGGCCACGGCCTTCGCGAGGAGCGTCTTGCCCGTTCCCGGAGGGCCGAGGAGAAGCGCGCCCTTCGGAATGCGACCGCCCAGCCGCTGGAACTTCTTCGGATCGCGCAGGAACTCGATGATCTCCTCCAGCTCCTGCTTCGCCTCGTCCGCGCCGGCGACATCCTTGAACGTGACCTTGGGGGCGGACTCGAGCGCGACCTTGGGCCGGCTCTTCCCGAACTTCATGGCGCTCGCGCCGCCGGACTGGAGCTGGCGGATCATGACGAGCCACAGCACGAGGAGCGCGATGAACGGGATGTACGAGAGCGCGATGCCCCACCAGTTCATCCCGGCGGGCTTCGAGTTCACGATCGCGTTCGGATCCTTCGCGAGGATCGCGCGGCCGATGTCCTTGTCCTCGGCGGGGAGGTAGACCTTGAAGAAGATGTAGCTGACCGGGCGCCCCTCGACGTGCGTGAGGGTGCTCTGCTTCAGCTCGCCGATCACCTCGCGCTCGACGATCGTGGCGGACTTGATGTTCGCCTGGTCGATCTGAGCCAGGAACTCGGAGTAGGGGACCTCGTGGGTCTTCGCTCGGATCTCGCCGTAGACCTGCACGAACACGAGCACGGCGAGGACGAGGATGACCCAGAGGAGCGCGGTGCGGAGCGGCCTGGCCGGCCCGAACGGCGTGGGCTTGCGCTGGGGCGGGCGAGGCGGAGCCGGACGCTTCGGGGTCCGGCCGTTCTGCTGCTGCTTCTTCATGACGGGACTCAGGTCCCGCTCGTGTCGTGAGCTCAAATCGGCACCTCGAATCGAAAGGGATTCACGATGCGGAAACCTCATGGCCTAGATCGGCAGAAGTGGTTCCGCTCTCCAGCATTGGATGGCGATTCTCCGGGGTTGGTTCGGGACGCTCGTGCGTCCGTGGTTCGGGACGCTCGTGCGTCAGGACGATCCGGTCGCGCTCCTTGCGGACACGAATACCGCCAGGGAGGTCCAGGGACTTGCCGCTGCCGGACCGTACGAGCGAGTGGAGCGATTCGATGTGCGTCGTGGCGAGATCGCGGGAGGTCCCCGCGACCTCCTGGACCGCGAGGCGCAACAGGTATGTACGTAAGGTCTTAGGGTACCGGAGGAGGGCCCGGGCATCAAGACGGATCTCGCCAGGCCCTCTCCCGCACGTCACGTCTGGGAGCGCGCGTCTCGCCTCCGCGTCGAGGAAGGCGTTCGCTTCGCGGATCGCGCCCGCCGCCCGGAGGATGGCCTCACGGACCCGGGGATTCACGCGCTCCCGCATCCGTGGAACGATCTCCCGCCGGACGAAGTTCCGGGCCGCGCGCGAGCTCAGGTTGGTCGAGTCGGTGCGGAACGGAAGCCCGTGGCGCCCCACGTACTCGAGGACCTGCTCCCTCGTGACCTCGAGGAAGGGCCGCACCACCCTCACTCCCTGTACCCGGCCGCTCACCGGCATGCCGGAGAGCCCGCGAAGTCCCGCCCCGCGCGCGAGCCGGAGCAGCACGGTCTCGGCCTGGTCGTCCGCCGTGTGGGCGGTCGCGATCCGATCGGCCCCGGAGCGGGCGGCCATGGCGCGGAGCGCGCCGTAGCGGGCGCGCCTGCAGACCTCCTCGGACGACCCCGGCGCGAGAACGACGGTCTCCTCGAGATACGGGAGGCCCCATGTCGCGGCCCGCTCCCGAACGAAGGTCGCGTCCTCCTCGGACTCCGCGCCTCGGAGACCGTGGTTCACGTGGGCCGCGATCACGCCGCCGGCCGGCTCGCCGGTGCGCTCCCGGTACCCGGCGAGGAAGTGGAGCAACGCCACCGAGTCCGGTCCGCCCGATACGGCGACGAGGAGCGGCAGCGAGGGAGGCAGGAGGCGATCCGACTCCAGCGCGCGGGACGCGAAGCGCTCGAGCCTCGCGTCACGTGGGTTCGGGGTGCGGCTTGGGGTCTTCCGCGTCATGCTGAAAGTATAGCCCTCGCGAGAGGCCGCGACGCGGGCAAGTGCAAATCCTTTCGCGGCAGGAACTTCTCACGGGTGGAGCCGGGGGTTTCCCGGTGGGGACGGGCAGGGGGAAGGTGGTGGCGGCGCAGGGATTCGAACCCCGGACCAAGAGATTATGATTCTCCTGCTCTACCGCTGAGCTACACCGCCGCCGAGCACCGGACTCTACGAGCCGCCAAACAGGACTGTCAAGGCGGCGTCCAGCCGTCTACACTACCGCCGTGCTCGACGCGAGCCAGATTCTCATCCTGCTGGTCGTGACGCTCGGCCCCCTGAAGATCCTGGGTCCATTCGTCCAGCAGACCCGGGATCTGGATGGGCCGGCACTACGCCGCCTGACGCTTCGCGTCTTCATCCTCTCCGTCGTCTCCATCCTCGTCGCCGCGTTCCTCGGCAGCGCCTTGCTCGTGAAGTGGGGGATCTCGCTTCCGGCCCTCATGATCGCGATCGGGGTCATCTTCTTTCTCGTCGCGATCCAGATGGTGCTCGCGCAGTACGGGAGCGATCGCGCGGACGTGCCTCCGCTGCCCCAGGACTCATGGGCCGCGGCCCTCCGGCTCACCTTTCCCACCGTGCTCACGCCGTACGGGATCGCGGCGGTGATCGCGCTGCTCGCGGCCACGGACGACCCGTCGCGGGTCCGGATGATCGTGGCGCTCGCGCTCGTGGTCATGGCCCTGAACTACGTGTTCATGTTGTTCGCCCGGAAGATCATGCGAGGCGTGGCGCTGCTGGTTCTCCAGATCCTGGGGTCGGTCCTGGGGGTGCTCCAGGTCGCGCTCTCGGTCCAGATCCTCCTCTGGGCCCTGGCGGAGCTGGGGGTTCTCGCGGTCTAGACCGGTCCCGGCGCTCGGAATCCGGTCCTCGGGGCCCGTTGACACCCCGGCCAAGTCCCTCATAGAATACGCGGCTACCACATCCCTGTGCCGGCCGGCCGGAGGTTTCGGCCGCCATCGAAGGAGACTTCCAGAACCCATGAATCGGTTGCTCGCCGGAGGGCTCTTCGCCTTCCTGCTCCTGGCCACGGTCACACCGGCTTTCGCATTCGACATGAGCGGTTTCGGAGGGATCGGCATTCGCGGCGGCACCCTCTTCTTCACGCAGGACGAGGACTTGAAGGAGCTCGGGCAGCCCCGGATCTCGGGCGACCTCGTCCTGAGCTACGCGTGGACTGACAAGATCACCGCCGACGTCACGATCGGATGGGGATGGAACCGTCTCGACACCGGCACGGACAGCTTCTACGTCGCGAACATCGTCCCGCTCTTTCCGATCGGCGCGCGCTACATGATCCGTGAGGGGAACTTGCGCCCCTTCGTCGGTGGCGGCGGCGGCCTCTACAACTGGTCGATCCTGAGCGAGGATCTCGGCGCCGCGAAGGACCCCGTCACGTTCGAGCGCCTCCGGCGCGTGGACTTCGGCCTGTACGGCATTGCCGGCGTGGAGCGCCAGATGTCGAAACACATCACCATGACGTTCGACGGGAGCTACACTCACATCTTCGCGGCGGACGAGGTGAACTTCCCCTCGGGATTCAACGGCGACAAGGCGTACTTCGCCGTGCGCCTCGGCGCCACCTTCTGGTTCTCGCTCAGCGAGCGCATCGACACGGGGCTTCCGGACTAGAAATGAGGGCCTTCGCGACACCCGGCGAGAAGCTCTCGGGCTACGCGCCCGAAGGCGGATCGCCGCGCGTCTCGAACGAGCCGGCGCTCACCTTCGACGACGTCCTCCTCCTTCCGGGCTATTCGGAAGTCCATCCCCGGGACGTCGAGACGACCACGATGCTGACCCGCGACATCGTGCTGAACGTCCCCATCCTGAGCGCCGCGATGGACACGGTCACCGAGAGCGCGCTCGCGATCGCCCTCGCCCAGGAAGGCGGGATCGGCATCATCCACAAGAACCTCCCGATCGATCAGCAGGTCGAGGAGGTGGACCGGGTGAAGCGCTCCGAGAGCGGCATGATCGTGAACCCGATCACGCTCCCGCCCGACGTTCCGGTGGCTCGCGCCCTGGAGTTGATGGAGAAGTTCCGCATCTCGGGCGTGCCGATCACGGAGGGGAAGCGGCTCGTCGGGATCCTGACGAATCGTGATCTGCGGTTCGTCTCCGGCGTGGACCTGAAGGTCCGGGACGCGATGACCAAGGACAACCTGGTCACGGCGCCCGTGGGCACGACCCTCGAGGAAGCGGAGCGCATCCTCCACCAGCACCGGATCGAGAAGCTCCCGGTCGTCGACGCGGACTACAACCTGCGCGGCCTCATCACGGTGAAGGACATCCAGAAGCGGATCCGCTACCCGCGCGCGTGCAAGGATCATCTCGGACGTCTGCGCGTCGGCGCGGCCATTGGCGTCGGTCCCGACAACATCGCGCGGGCCGAGGAGCTGTTGCGTGCCGGCGTCGACGTGGTCGTGGTCGACAGCGCGCACGGGCATTCGAAGGGCGTGCTCGAGACGACCCGGGCCGTGAAGAAGCGGCACCCGAATCTGCCGTTGATCGTCGGGAACATCGCGACCGCGGAAGCCACGCGCGACCTGATCGAGGCCGGCGCGGACGGGGTGAAGGTGGGCATGGGCCCGGGCTCCGCGTGCACCACGCGCGTCGTCGCGGGCGTGGGCGTGCCGCAGATCTCCGCGATCTTCGAGTGCGCGTCCGTGGCGTCGCCCGAGGGCGTGCCGATCATCGCGGACGGCGGGATCAAGTACTCCGGCGACGTCGTGAAGGCCCTGGCGGCCGGAGCGAACTCGGTCATGATCGGCAACCTGCTCGCCGGCACCGAGGAGAGCCCGGGCGAGACCCTTCTGTACGAGGGCCGCACGTACAAGGTCTACCGCGGCATGGGATCCCTGAGCGCGATGTCGAGCGGACGCGGCGACCGGTATTTCCAGGAAGGCGTGAAGGATCTCAAGAAGCTCGTCGCGGAAGGGATCGAGGCCCGCGTCCCGTACAAGGGCGCCGTCTCGAACGTGATCTACCAGCTCATGGGCGGCCTGCGCGCCGGCATGGGCTACTGCGGCGTCACGAACATGGACGAGCTGCGCACCAAGACGAAGTTCGTGCGGATCACGCACGCGGGATTGCGTGAAAGCCACCCGCACGACTTGACGATCACCAAGGAAGCTCCCAACTACGAGATTCGCTGAAACGCGTCGCGCCGGCCGTCGCTGGCCGGCGCCTTCGCGGTGTGCAGGGGGGGTGCGTGCCCCTCGGGTGTAGCGTCGGGTCGGGGGGGAGCCGAAGGGCACGCGGGGGTTCGTGTCGCTCGCCGCTAGGCGGGTCCTCCCGCGGGGAGCGAAAACTGGAAGTCCGGTGAAAGGAGCCGGATCTCGCGCGTGAGGCCGCGGATCTGGTCCAGGTGCTTGCGCTCTCCTGTCCGCTTCCATTCGGAGTAGGCGTCCAGGAGCTGGTCCTGCATGTCCCGCAGGCTCTGCTCTCGCGCGTCCTCGTCGACGCTCCGCTCCAGGCGGATCACATGCGCTTTCTTGAAGCGGTTTCCCAGGCTCCAGTACTCGCCGCGCATGTGCGAGAGCATCTTGTGATACCGCTCCACCGCCACGGTCAGCTTCTCGAGCAGGCCGCTCATCGCGACCGACGGATTCTCGAGCAGCTCGCCGTACGTGTAGGAGAAGTGGTACCAGTTCGGGCTCCGGCCCACGTCCGCCTCTTCACCCGTGATCACTCCCTCGCGGCGGTTCGGCACGTACGGCCCGCTGTGCTCGAAATGGCCGAGGGAGATGAGAAGGAGATCCTCGGGAGTGCGGAAGATGGTGTACCGGAGCGATCCCCGGTGCGCGCTCGCGAGCCGCCGCCACGCGGCCACGTCATAGCGGGACAGGAGCCGCGAGCGCTCGGGAGTCAGAGGCACGTGGGCCTCGATCTGGTCCTTGAGCGCCGCCAGATACGCGTCCACGTCTTCCTGGGGAAGCGGGTCGCCGTTGCGCGGCGTGCCGCTCGCTTTCGTGAGAAGGAGACAGTTGATCGCGACGTAAGCGGTCGGACGCACCTTCCTGGGACTCGACTTGCTCGCCAGATACTTGCGGGCTGCCGTCATGGCCACCTCACCTCTTCCTTGTTGCGCCACCGTCCTGGTTCCGACCACGAACCCCGATCGACTGCTTCCACACGATGCATTGAGCATCCTCCATGCCGTTTCCAACTTGCCTTCCGGTGCATCACTGAATCCGTGATCGCGGCGTTACTTGCGCGTTTCGGATGGATTTCATCCGGTCTCCCGCAAGGTCGATTCAGATCACGATGTGGCTTGTTTTGGCCGAATTTTCGGGTTGAAGCACCCAGGGTCGGAGCCGGACTTCGCACGTTGCGGGATGCGGCTGGATTTGCATCGCGCCCGCTTCCCGCCGGTCAGGTCCTGTGCGGCCGGGTGCGACCACGAGGGAGGGGTTGGGTGTAAGCCCTGAGATTTCAGTGTGTTGTGTGCGCTTGGATTGGAGGGCCCATGGCACGATCGTTGCCTTCTAATTCTCCTCGCACCAGTCCGACACAACAGAAAAGAGGTAGCGACGGAGGATGGAACCCAACCCGGGGATCGCGACGCGGAGCCGCGGCGTGCTGGTCTTCTCGATTGGCGGGGTCGCGTTCGGCGCGCACGTGGATGACGTCTCGGGACTGGTCGAAGCGGAGCGGCTGGCGCCGTTGCCGATGCAGCGGGAGCCGATGGCGGGAATCGTCGCGTTCCGAGGAGAGATGGTTCCCGCGTTCGACCTCGCCTCCTATCTCGGGATGGGTTCCGTGAGGGGTCCGGCGGGAGCCCGGTTCGCGCTGGTGCTGGCGCGCGGTGGGGACCGCGTCGGCGTGGTGGTGCCGGAGATGCCGCGGCTCGTGGCCGCGACGGAGCTTCGCGAGACGGAGAGCACCTCCGTGGATCAGGAGCTGGCGAACCTGATCGAGGTGATCTTCGAGGCGCGAGGCGAACAGATCCACTGCCTCAACTACTGGTCGATCATCGAGTCCATCATGCCCCGGGACGCCGTGTCCCGGGCCGGTTCCGCGGACGAGAGAGAAAGGCGCCATCCATGAGCGACGAACACGACGACACCGAAACGGTCTCCACCCCGAGGCCGAGCCGCGGAGTCTTCTCGTTCACGGTCCTTGTCGCGGGCATCGGCACGGGGCTCCTCGCGACCTACTGCATGGTCTTCTTCGACCCGCCGTACACCTGGGGCGGTGCCGTCGCCGTGTCGCTGATCGGGGGCGTGACGGCCGCCGTGCTCGCGCGCGTCCCGCAGCGTCAGGGCGAGGCCGCGCTCCTCCGCGAGCGCGCCGCGCGGGAGGAAGAGCGGAAGGCGTGGGGCGCCTCGGTCGTGGATCTCGAGTCGCTCCGCCGTCAGATCAATCTCGCGACGCTGGCGTTCAAGAACCGGAAGGATCCGCTCATCGAGGTGCCCGAGCTGCGCTCGGGAATGCTCCACGAGCTCCTCGCGGCCTCGCGCGACGGGGGCGTGACGGGTCCGGTCGTGAGCCGCATCGCGGTGGACGAGGCGGAGCTGATCGGGGACATGGATCGCATTCCGGGATTCCTGCAGAACGTGCCGCTCGACGAGCCCCCGCCCATGCCTGTTGCCGCCGCGGCTCCGGTTGCGGCGGTGCCGGCGCCTGGCTTCGATCCACGCGTCCGCCAGGAGGCGATCCGGAACGTGGACGCGCTGATCCAGGCGCTCGAGCAGCTGGGCGAGGAGATCGAGGCGATTCCCGAGACCGCGAGCGCGGCGGCGGCTGCCTCCGGCGGACCGTCAGGCGGCTCGGCAGCGTCCACTTCTCCGGCACAGCTCGTGGACGCCGTGGTGCAGACCGCGGCCAACGGCATCGAGGATCTCGCCGCGGGCTTGATGCGCGCGAACGAGCTGGCCGCGGTCGCGGAGAAGGTGACGAACCGCGCCACGCTGCTCGCGTTGAACGCGGCGCTCGAGGCGCAGAAGACGGGCGGCGACGCGATGGGCGCGATCGCGGAGGAGACGCGGCGGCTCGCGGAGTACGCGCGCGAGTCCACGGACACGATCGCGCGGCTCGCGGAGGAGATCGAGGCCAAGGTCGGCGAGACCATCACCGCGATCCACGCGACCAGCGAGGACGCGAAGGCGGGGCTCGCGAATCTCGCGGCAGGCCCCGCGCCCGCGCCCGCGGCCCCGGCGCTGGACACGTCCCGCGCGATCGAGGCGGTCGTCGCCGCGCTCGACCGCGCGTACGACTTGAGGGAGAAGCTGGGGGCGGAGCCTGAGGGGGCCGCCGGGACGCAGGAGCCGCTCCAGGGCGGCCGGTCCGCCGCGCGATCGCCGGCGGCTCCCGAGCGCGCCCCGAGCCACTCGTCCGGCCCGTCGTCCGTCGCGGGCTCCGACGCATCCGGAGCCGAGGTGGCGTGGACGGAGCCCGACGACGCGTGGGCCGATGCGGTGGAGTCCCTCACGCCGGAGCAGCGCGCGATCCTCGACCGTCTCCAGCCGGAGCTCAGGCGAAGCCAGGAAGGCCGGGGATGAGAGCCGTCGATGCGTGAGGACTTCGTCGAGACCCACGACCCCGCGCTCGCCCGCGCGGCGGCCACGTTCGGCGCCCTCGCGCACGAGCAGATCGAGGCGGTCCGACGCGTGATCGCCGCGGACCGTCCCGACCTCTCCTCGGACGAGGGGCCCGTCGCGGATCATGCCCTGCGGCTCGTCCAGCGGGGCGCCGAGTGGCTGGGCCTGGCCGAGCTCCACGCGCTCACACGGGATCTGCGGGAGTCGCTCGGCCAGCTCGGCCACATCAAGCCCGAGCAGGCGGAGGAGATCGTGGCGCACGCGAAGGTCGCGCTGGAGCGCGAGGAGAAGATCGTCGACTCGCTGCGCTCGGAGGGTTTCGGCTCCGTCCTCGCGCAGGGCGGGCTCGTGGGGCGCGCGCTGAGCGACCTGCGCGCGGGGATGACGGATCCCTCCGACCGTTCCGCGCGCGATCTCCTCGACGAGGCTCCCGACGTCGGGCCGCAGGAGACCCTGCTCGGCCTCACCGTCGAGATCAAGAGCGCGATCGTGAACCAGAACGAGCGGATGCAGGCGATGGGCCGCACGGTCGAGTCCGCGCTCGGCGCGCTCGCGGAGCAACGGGTCCAGGACGCCTCGTCGGCGCTCCGGACGCTGGGGTACGAGATGAACCATCTCCTCGGGCTCCAGTACTCCCTCGAGCGCCGCGCCCGTGATCTCGACGAGCATCTCCTCTGGGAGTTCCTCGATCCGCTCGACCGCTTCGTGGACGACCTCTACGCCGCGGTCTCGCGCCGGCCGCAGTCGCGCCAGGCGGTGCTCACCGTGCGCGCGGGCGGCGTCGGGTTCGAGCCGCAGATCGGCGCGGTGCTCCTTCCCCTCCTCTGCCGGCTCATCGAGACGGCCGAGCCGTCGGGTCCCGAGGACACGCCCGAGATCCGGCTCGTCGCGAGCCGCGAGGACCTGGAGGCCCGGATCTCGCTCGAGGGGCAGCTCGTGTTCGACCGCGCCACCGTCGCGATGCTGGAGGAGGCGCTCGAGTCTCTCGCCGGCTACGTGACGCTGCGCGAGGCAGGGGAGTCGCCGGCCCAGCTCCGGATCCAGTTTCCGATGGCGCGCGCGCTCCGGAGCTTCCTCATCGTGGAGGCGTCCGGGCACCGCGTGGCGCTTCCCTGGAGCGCGGTCGACCGCATCCACGCGCCGGGCGAGGGGCCCAACGGATCGGAGGGCATGGGCCCGGTGGTCCCGCTGCACACGTTGTTCGGGGACGTGGGCGGCGACGAGGCGGCGAACGGGAATGCGGACCGGCCGGTCGCGGTGCTCCGGTGCGGGGGCCGCTCGGTCGTCGTCGCGTTCGACCGCATCGTCTGGCGCGAGGGAGCGAGGCTCACCGCGTTGCCGCCGCGGCTCTATCCGGTGACGAACGTGATGGGCGGAATCGTGGCGCCGGACTCGAGCGTGACGATGGTGTTGAATCCGTGCGCTCTCGTGAGGAAGGTGGCGGAGGAGGCGGCGTCATGAAATCGCTCCACATCGAACGCGTCGGATCGCGCGACCGGTTCCGGTTCCGTCTCGAGGGGATCATCGATCCGGCAGGCGCGCGCTCGCTGGACCGGCTCCTCTTCGAGTGCCAGGCGCGCGGCGCGCGCGCGGTGCAGCTCGACTTCCAGAAGGTC comes from the Candidatus Eisenbacteria bacterium genome and includes:
- a CDS encoding chemotaxis protein CheW, giving the protein MEPNPGIATRSRGVLVFSIGGVAFGAHVDDVSGLVEAERLAPLPMQREPMAGIVAFRGEMVPAFDLASYLGMGSVRGPAGARFALVLARGGDRVGVVVPEMPRLVAATELRETESTSVDQELANLIEVIFEARGEQIHCLNYWSIIESIMPRDAVSRAGSADERERRHP
- the guaB gene encoding IMP dehydrogenase, which encodes MRAFATPGEKLSGYAPEGGSPRVSNEPALTFDDVLLLPGYSEVHPRDVETTTMLTRDIVLNVPILSAAMDTVTESALAIALAQEGGIGIIHKNLPIDQQVEEVDRVKRSESGMIVNPITLPPDVPVARALELMEKFRISGVPITEGKRLVGILTNRDLRFVSGVDLKVRDAMTKDNLVTAPVGTTLEEAERILHQHRIEKLPVVDADYNLRGLITVKDIQKRIRYPRACKDHLGRLRVGAAIGVGPDNIARAEELLRAGVDVVVVDSAHGHSKGVLETTRAVKKRHPNLPLIVGNIATAEATRDLIEAGADGVKVGMGPGSACTTRVVAGVGVPQISAIFECASVASPEGVPIIADGGIKYSGDVVKALAAGANSVMIGNLLAGTEESPGETLLYEGRTYKVYRGMGSLSAMSSGRGDRYFQEGVKDLKKLVAEGIEARVPYKGAVSNVIYQLMGGLRAGMGYCGVTNMDELRTKTKFVRITHAGLRESHPHDLTITKEAPNYEIR